From a region of the Rhinolophus sinicus isolate RSC01 linkage group LG04, ASM3656204v1, whole genome shotgun sequence genome:
- the RPL21 gene encoding large ribosomal subunit protein eL21 has translation MTNTKGKRRGTRYMFSRPFRKHGVVPLATYMRIYKKGDIVDIKGMGTVQKGMPHKCYHGKTGRVYNVTQHAVGIVVNKQVKGKILAKRINVRIEHIKHSKSRDSFLKRVKENDQKKKEAKEKGTWVQLKRQPAPPREAHFVRTNGKEPELLEPIPYEFMA, from the exons ATGACCAACACAAAGGGAAAGAGGCGAGGCACCCGCTATATGTTCTCTaggccttttagaaaacatg gAGTTGTTCCTTTGGCCACATACATGCGAATCTACAAGAAAGGTGATATTGTAGACATCAAG GGAATGGGCACTGTTCAAAAAGGAATGCCCCACAAATGTTACCATGGCAAAACGGGAAGGGTCTACAATGTTACTCAGCATGCGGTTGGCATTGTTGTAAACAAACAAGTCAA GGGCAAGATTCTTGCCAAGAGAATTAATGTTCGTATTGAGCATATTAAGCACTCTAAGAGCCGAGACAGCTTCCTGAAACgggtgaaggaaaatgatcagaaaaagaaggaagccaaagagaaaggtacCTGGGTTCAACTGAAACGCCAG CCTGCCCCACCCAGAGAAGCACACTTTGTGAGAACCAATGGAAAGGAGCCTGAGCTGCTGGAACCCATTCCCTATGAATTCATGGcataa